Proteins encoded together in one Impatiens glandulifera chromosome 1, dImpGla2.1, whole genome shotgun sequence window:
- the LOC124942533 gene encoding autophagy-related protein 8B-like: MVPVVEQVDEPTIETVGKYVEKRHGEDDVVSPSVPVVVKVAGQDGIPNIDKKKYLVPTDLNVDQFVYVVRKRIKLSPEKAIFIFVKNILSPTAVMMFAIYEENSDEDGFLYMTYSGENTFGLF; encoded by the exons ATGGTTCCCGTTGTGGAACAAGTTGATGAACCAACTATAGAGACAGTTGGAAAATATGTTGAGAAAAGACATGGGGAAGACGATGTTGTCTCCCCTTCCGTACCAGTGGTTGTTAAAGTTGCTGGTCAAGATGGT ATTCCTAACATTGACAAGAAAAA GTACTTGGTTCCTACAGATCTTAATGTTGATCAATTTGTGTATGTGGTGAGGAAGAGAATCAAATTGAGCCCTGAAAAGGcaatcttcatttttgtcaAGAATATTCTGTCACCCACAG CTGTTATGATGTTTGCGATTTATGAGGAAAATAGTGACGAAGATGGCTTTCTTTACATGACTTACAGTGGCGAGAACACCTTTGGGTTGTTTTAG